One window of the Macaca thibetana thibetana isolate TM-01 chromosome 1, ASM2454274v1, whole genome shotgun sequence genome contains the following:
- the LOC126949059 gene encoding 60S ribosomal protein L21 — MTNTKGKRRGTRYMFSRPFRKHGVVPLATYMRIYKKGDIVDIKGMGTVQKGMPHKCYHGKTGRVYNVTQHAVGIVVNKQVKGKILAKRINVRIEHIKHSKSRDSFLKRVKENDQKKKEAKEKGTWVQLKRQPAPPREAHFVRTNGKEPELLEPIPYEFMA; from the coding sequence ATGAcgaacacaaagggaaagaggagaggcaccCGATATATGTTCTCtaggccttttagaaaacatggagttGTTCCTTTGGCCACGTATATGCGAATCTATAAGAAAGGTGATATCGTAGACATCAAGGGAATGGGTACCGTTCAAAAAGGAATGCCCCACAAGTGTTACCATGGCAAAACTGGGAGAGTCTACAACGTTACCCAGCATGCTGTTGGCATTGTTGTAAACAAACAAGTTaagggcaagattcttgccaagagaattaatgtACGTATTGAGCACATTAAGCATTCTAAGAGCAGAGATAGCTTCCTGAAACGcgtgaaggaaaatgatcagaaaaagaaagaagccaaagagaaaggtacctgggttcaactgaagcgccagcctgctccacccagagaagcacactttgtgagaaccaatgggaaggagcctgagctgctggaacctattccctatgaattcatggcataa